The Staphylococcus haemolyticus region GATTTATCTGATATTAAAGTTGTGTTAAATGGTGCAGGTGCAGCAGGTATTGCAATTGTTAAATTATTAGATTCTTATGGTGTCAGAAATATGATAATGTGCGATTCAAGAGGTGCTATTTTTGAAGGTCGATCTTATGGTATGAATGACACTAAGGATTATGTAGCTAAATTCACTAACAAAGATAAAATTGAAGGTTCATTACAAGATGTAATTAAAAATGCTGATGTATTTATAGGTGTTTCAGTTGCTAGCTTACTATCACAAGACATGGTTAAATCAATGGCGGATGATGCAATCATCTTTGCAATGGCTAACCCAGATCCAGAAATCAAGCCCAATGATGCTAAAGAAGCAGGCGCTAAAGTTGTAGGAACAGGTCGTTCAGATTTTCCAAACCAAATTAATAATGTACTTGCGTTCCCAGGTATTTTTAGAGGTGCATTAGACACTGAATCAACACACATAAATGAAGATATGAAGAAAGCGGCGGTTGAAGCGATTGCTAATCTTATAGATGAAGATGAGTTGAATCCGGATTATTGTATTCCTGGTCCTTTCGATAAAAGGGTAGCTCCTTCAGTTGCACGTGAAGTTGCAAAAGCAGCAATGGAAACTGGCGTGGCAAGAATTGAAGTGGATCCTCAAAAAGTTTATGATAAAACAATGCAA contains the following coding sequences:
- a CDS encoding NAD(P)-dependent malic enzyme; this translates as MSLRDDALQMHKENQGKLEITPNIKVTNKEELSLAYSPGVAEPCKEIHEDPRTVYDYTIKRNTVAVVTDGTAVLGLGNIGASASIPVMEGKAVLFKSFAGINGVPIALDTKDTEEIIRTVKLISPNYGGINLEDISAPRCFEIEDRLKKETNIPVFHDDQHGTAIVTMAGLINALRIVDKDLSDIKVVLNGAGAAGIAIVKLLDSYGVRNMIMCDSRGAIFEGRSYGMNDTKDYVAKFTNKDKIEGSLQDVIKNADVFIGVSVASLLSQDMVKSMADDAIIFAMANPDPEIKPNDAKEAGAKVVGTGRSDFPNQINNVLAFPGIFRGALDTESTHINEDMKKAAVEAIANLIDEDELNPDYCIPGPFDKRVAPSVAREVAKAAMETGVARIEVDPQKVYDKTMQLTDLK